In one Thermodesulfobium acidiphilum genomic region, the following are encoded:
- a CDS encoding response regulator transcription factor: MEKEYRILVVEDEYNLARYLQLELEHEGYLVDTADNGYEAIGLFSEKDFDLVLLDLMIPGIDGFEVCKRMKSQKDVAIIILTARDAVKDKVKGLDLGADDYVTKPFVIEELIARIRARLRKGTKDLEQIVVGDLVISPQTREVKRADKSVSLSKKEFDLLKYLAENVGKVLNRDTILNHVWGYDYYGSENVVDVYIRYLRAKIDDPFENKILHTVRGVGYALKVESNEKA; the protein is encoded by the coding sequence ATGGAAAAAGAGTATAGAATCCTTGTGGTTGAAGATGAATATAATCTTGCAAGATACCTACAATTAGAACTTGAGCATGAAGGCTATCTGGTAGACACTGCTGATAATGGTTATGAAGCAATAGGTTTGTTTTCTGAAAAGGATTTTGACTTAGTTTTGCTGGATTTAATGATTCCGGGTATAGACGGGTTTGAGGTTTGTAAGAGGATGAAGTCGCAAAAAGACGTTGCAATAATAATTCTGACCGCAAGAGACGCTGTAAAGGATAAAGTTAAAGGGCTTGATCTGGGAGCAGATGACTACGTAACCAAGCCATTTGTGATTGAAGAATTGATTGCCAGAATAAGGGCGAGGCTCAGGAAGGGTACAAAGGATTTAGAGCAAATAGTAGTTGGTGATCTGGTAATATCGCCACAGACTAGAGAGGTAAAAAGGGCAGACAAATCAGTAAGTCTTTCAAAAAAGGAATTTGATTTGCTGAAGTATCTTGCTGAAAATGTAGGAAAAGTCTTAAATAGGGATACTATTTTAAATCACGTATGGGGTTATGATTATTATGGTAGTGAAAATGTAGTTGATGTGTATATAAGGTATCTTAGGGCAAAGATAGACGATCCGTTTGAAAACAAGATTTTACATACCGTAAGAGGGGTTGGTTACGCTCTAAAAGTAGAGTCGAATGAAAAAGCTTAA
- a CDS encoding methyl-accepting chemotaxis protein: MLKNMSLQAKLILVSTISFVAIGLLIICIVSFQITSYNQTMMQRVATLSNKVIDKDVGGIENYVRGITKDLANTQRIKTDIQSNNMNALSGLVNSFLDLKENPDYFCIVTDQTGKIIYTTLGQNFVGTDLSAQPPIKAALSGKSGVGFETAKLVKLAIRAYDPIYDDSGKLIGTIHIGRKISDSNLFVDQLKKETGSDVTWYLENERVATTLPDVKVGTKQENQKIIEEVLKKGESPIVRTEHSGKSYLTRFKPIKDTSGNIIGMVSTSINTTEYDNYFRNIVLSLLGTIILVCTVLIGIFLVFIKRSIAKPINYLTKGIEDLSAGDFTLKLPEMNKDELGRIREAVEKLRNYLINILSKIDGIQSEIHSSSKDMLESSKASRLAAGESKKASENMAGAATSLSQSAQEISNQVQQLLNAIDSIASGSESLAKSASNLSEKTAAIADKSVQIATDAGAVDELTNNVNQDAREGTKIIQETQNTMNAIVNSVENLSSVMNSLKERSLEIGKIVDVISGIAEQTNLLALNAAIEAARAGDAGRGFAVVADEVRKLAEESQKAAVEIGKMINQTIKETENAANSMNETRNDVLRGSSMSNRTSEAFKNILSAIEKLSEKIETTTHNITTITKEVQEIESEVSNLAALSEENSASSEEMAASAKEISTNVEGIAATSEEMAASSEEVAAAAQESEAMAEKIDLEANKLAERADELKNELNKYKF, encoded by the coding sequence ATGCTCAAAAACATGTCTTTGCAAGCCAAGCTAATTTTAGTTTCCACGATCTCATTCGTAGCTATCGGCCTTTTAATTATTTGTATAGTATCCTTCCAGATAACTAGCTATAATCAAACTATGATGCAAAGGGTTGCGACTCTTTCTAACAAAGTGATAGACAAGGATGTAGGCGGAATTGAAAATTATGTAAGAGGAATAACCAAAGACCTTGCAAATACTCAAAGGATCAAAACAGATATACAGTCAAACAACATGAACGCCCTATCAGGGCTCGTCAATTCATTTTTAGATCTAAAAGAAAATCCAGATTATTTTTGTATAGTTACCGATCAAACTGGCAAAATAATATATACCACTCTTGGACAAAATTTTGTTGGAACCGATCTTAGCGCTCAACCACCAATAAAGGCAGCCCTGTCAGGAAAGTCGGGAGTAGGCTTTGAAACTGCAAAACTAGTAAAGCTAGCAATAAGGGCTTATGATCCTATTTACGACGACAGCGGAAAACTTATAGGAACAATACACATAGGCAGAAAGATTTCTGACTCTAATTTATTCGTAGACCAATTAAAAAAAGAGACCGGTTCAGACGTTACCTGGTATCTAGAAAATGAAAGGGTAGCTACTACATTACCAGATGTAAAGGTAGGCACAAAGCAAGAAAATCAGAAGATAATAGAAGAAGTTTTGAAAAAGGGCGAAAGTCCTATTGTAAGAACTGAACATAGCGGCAAGAGCTACCTTACACGCTTTAAACCTATCAAGGATACAAGCGGCAACATAATAGGTATGGTTTCTACTTCAATAAACACTACAGAATACGATAATTACTTTAGAAATATAGTTCTGTCGTTACTTGGCACAATAATTTTAGTATGTACCGTATTGATAGGTATTTTCTTAGTTTTCATAAAGAGATCCATAGCAAAGCCTATCAACTATCTTACCAAGGGCATAGAGGATCTTTCTGCGGGTGACTTTACGCTTAAGCTCCCTGAGATGAACAAAGACGAGTTGGGAAGGATAAGGGAAGCCGTAGAAAAACTAAGAAATTATCTAATTAATATACTTTCAAAGATAGACGGAATACAAAGCGAAATACATTCGTCCAGCAAGGATATGTTAGAGTCATCAAAAGCCTCCAGACTTGCAGCAGGAGAAAGCAAGAAGGCAAGCGAGAATATGGCAGGTGCAGCTACAAGTCTTTCTCAAAGCGCGCAGGAAATATCAAATCAGGTTCAGCAGCTTCTTAACGCAATAGACTCTATCGCATCAGGTTCTGAGTCATTGGCAAAGAGCGCCTCAAATCTTTCAGAAAAGACAGCCGCTATAGCTGATAAATCAGTTCAAATTGCAACAGATGCAGGGGCAGTAGATGAACTAACTAATAATGTAAACCAGGACGCAAGAGAGGGCACAAAGATAATCCAAGAGACACAAAACACTATGAACGCTATAGTCAATTCTGTAGAGAATCTCTCAAGCGTGATGAACAGCCTCAAAGAGAGGTCTCTTGAAATAGGCAAGATTGTGGACGTGATATCAGGAATAGCAGAACAGACAAATCTACTTGCCCTAAACGCAGCAATTGAGGCAGCAAGAGCTGGAGATGCGGGAAGAGGCTTTGCTGTAGTTGCAGATGAAGTTAGAAAATTAGCTGAAGAGTCACAAAAAGCAGCAGTTGAGATTGGAAAAATGATAAATCAAACAATAAAGGAGACAGAAAACGCTGCAAACTCCATGAACGAAACAAGAAATGATGTTCTAAGAGGATCGTCAATGAGCAACAGAACAAGCGAAGCATTTAAAAATATTTTAAGCGCAATAGAAAAACTTTCTGAAAAGATAGAGACAACAACTCACAACATAACCACTATTACCAAAGAAGTTCAAGAAATTGAATCAGAGGTTTCAAATCTTGCAGCCCTTTCAGAAGAGAATAGTGCATCAAGTGAAGAGATGGCAGCATCTGCTAAAGAAATATCCACAAATGTAGAAGGAATTGCGGCAACCAGTGAAGAGATGGCAGCATCTAGTGAAGAAGTAGCGGCTGCTGCTCAGGAAAGTGAAGCAATGGCAGAGAAGATAGACCTAGAAGCAAATAAACTAGCTGAAAGAGCAGATGAATTGAAAAACGAATTAAATAAATATAAGTTCTAA